In Gossypium arboreum isolate Shixiya-1 chromosome 5, ASM2569848v2, whole genome shotgun sequence, a single genomic region encodes these proteins:
- the LOC108486322 gene encoding ruBisCO large subunit-binding protein subunit alpha isoform X1, whose protein sequence is MASANALSSASVLCTSKQGSLGRRGNQRQNQRVNYRQGNSRFGVRACAKEIAFDQSSRAAMQAGIDKLADAVGLTLGPRGRNVVLDEYGSPKVVNDGVTIARAIELPNAMENAGAALIREVASKTNDSAGDGTTTASILAREIIKLGLLSVTSGANPVSVKRGIDKTVQRLVEELEKKARPVKGRDDIKAVASVSSGNDDLIGTMIADAIDKVGPDGVLSIESSSSFETTVDVEEGMEIDRGYISPQFVTNPEKLVCEFENARVLVTDQKISAIKDIIPLLEKTTQLRSPLLIIAEDVSGEALATLVVNKLRGILNVAAIKAPGFGERRKALLQDIAILTGAEFQASDLGLLVENTSVEQLGIARKVIITKDSTQLIAEAASKDEIQTRVAQLKKELAQTDSVYDSEKLAERIAKLSGGVAVIKVGAATETELEDRKLRIEDAKNATFAAIEEGIVPGGGAALVHLSSCVPAIKEKLEDADERLGADIVQKALVAPALLIAQNAGMEGEVVVEKVKSSEWEVGYNAMTDKFENLLEVGVIDPAKVTRCALQNASSVAGMVLTTQAIVVEKPKPKASAAAAPSGLAV, encoded by the exons ATGGCCTCTGCTAATGCTCTTTCTTCTGCTTCTGTTCTTTGCACCTCAAAACAG GGGAGTCTGGGTAGGAGGGGAAATCAGCGCCAGAACCAAAGAGTAAACTATAGGCAAGGAAATAGCCGATTTGGTGTAAGAGCTTGTGCAAAGGAAATTGCTTTTGACCAGAGCTCGAGGGCTGCTATGCAAGCTGGCATTGATAAGCTTGCTGATGCTGTTGGCCTTACTCTTGGTCCTAGGG GGAGGAATGTTGTCTTGGATGAATATGGAAGTCCAAAGGTAGTCAATGATGGAGTGACTATAGCCAGAGCAATTGAGCTTCCTAATGCCATGGAAAATGCTGGTGCAGCTCTTATTAGAGAG GTTGCTAGTAAAACTAATGACTCTGCTGGTGATGGGACAACTACGGCATCCATACTTGCACGGGAAATAATCAAACTAGGACTTCTGAGTGTTACCTCTGGTGCTAATCCAGTCTCAGTAAAGAGGGGTATTGATAAAACTGTACAAAGGTTGGTGGAAGAACTCGAAAAGAAGGCCAGGCCTGTTAAAGGTCGTGATGATATCAAAG CTGTGGCTTCTGTTTCTTCTGGAAATGATGACCTTATTGGAACAATGATTGCTGATGCAATTGACAAAGTTGGACCTGATGGTGTTTTGTCCATTGAGTCATCATCCTCATTTGAGACCACAGTTGATGTTGAGGAAGGAATGGAG ATTGACAGAGGTTACATCTCCCCACAATTTGTAACAAACCCGGAGAAATTGGTTTGTGAGTTTGAGAATGCAAGAGTGTTGGTAACTGATCAAAAGATTTCAGCTATAAAAGACATCATTCCCCTGTTAGAAAAGACCACTCAATTAAGATCTCCTTTGCTTATAATTGCTGAGGATGTGAGTGGAGAGGCTCTGGCCACACTTGTGGTGAACAAACTGCGTGGCATTCTCAATGTTGCAGCCATTAAAGCTCCTGGTTTTGGTGAAAGGAGAAAAGCTCTCCTTCAAGATATTGCCATTCTGACTG GTGCTGAGTTCCAAGCTAGTGATTTGGGTTTGCTCGTCGAGAATACCTCAGTTGAGCAGCTTGGTATTGCCAGAAAGGTGATCATTACCAAGGATTCGACTCAACTAATTGCTGAGGCAGCCTCAAAGGATGAGATACAAACTAGGGTGGCACAACTAAAAAAAGAGCTAGCTCAGACAGATTCTGTCTATGATTCAGAAAAATTGGCAGAAAGGATTGCCAAACTATCTGGTGGTGTTGCAGTCATTAAGGTGGGGGCTGCAACAGAGACTGAACTTGAGGATCGTAAGCTACGGATTGAAGATGCAAAGAATGCTACATTTGCTGCCATAGAGGAAGGTATTGTGCCTGGTGGTGGTGCTGCATTAGTTCATCTCTCAAGTTGTGTTCCTGCAATTAAGGAGAAGCTTGAAGACGCAGATGAGCGCTTAGGAGCTGACATTGTGCAGAAG GCTCTGGTTGCACCAGCTTTGTTGATAGCTCAAAATGCAGGAATGGAAGGTGAGGTGGTGGTGGAGAAGGTGAAGAGTAGTGAATGGGAGGTTGGTTACAATGCTATGACAGACAAATTTGAGAACTTGCTGGAGGTTGGAGTTATCGACCCAGCAAAGGTAACAAGATGTGCTCTGCAGAATGCTTCTTCAGTTGCAGGAATGGTCCTTACCACTCAGGCCATTGTTGTTGAGAAGCCTAAGCCAAAGGCTTCCGCAGCTGCTGCTCCATCAGGTCTTGCTGTATAA
- the LOC108486322 gene encoding ruBisCO large subunit-binding protein subunit alpha isoform X2: protein MQAGIDKLADAVGLTLGPRGRNVVLDEYGSPKVVNDGVTIARAIELPNAMENAGAALIREVASKTNDSAGDGTTTASILAREIIKLGLLSVTSGANPVSVKRGIDKTVQRLVEELEKKARPVKGRDDIKAVASVSSGNDDLIGTMIADAIDKVGPDGVLSIESSSSFETTVDVEEGMEIDRGYISPQFVTNPEKLVCEFENARVLVTDQKISAIKDIIPLLEKTTQLRSPLLIIAEDVSGEALATLVVNKLRGILNVAAIKAPGFGERRKALLQDIAILTGAEFQASDLGLLVENTSVEQLGIARKVIITKDSTQLIAEAASKDEIQTRVAQLKKELAQTDSVYDSEKLAERIAKLSGGVAVIKVGAATETELEDRKLRIEDAKNATFAAIEEGIVPGGGAALVHLSSCVPAIKEKLEDADERLGADIVQKALVAPALLIAQNAGMEGEVVVEKVKSSEWEVGYNAMTDKFENLLEVGVIDPAKVTRCALQNASSVAGMVLTTQAIVVEKPKPKASAAAAPSGLAV from the exons ATGCAAGCTGGCATTGATAAGCTTGCTGATGCTGTTGGCCTTACTCTTGGTCCTAGGG GGAGGAATGTTGTCTTGGATGAATATGGAAGTCCAAAGGTAGTCAATGATGGAGTGACTATAGCCAGAGCAATTGAGCTTCCTAATGCCATGGAAAATGCTGGTGCAGCTCTTATTAGAGAG GTTGCTAGTAAAACTAATGACTCTGCTGGTGATGGGACAACTACGGCATCCATACTTGCACGGGAAATAATCAAACTAGGACTTCTGAGTGTTACCTCTGGTGCTAATCCAGTCTCAGTAAAGAGGGGTATTGATAAAACTGTACAAAGGTTGGTGGAAGAACTCGAAAAGAAGGCCAGGCCTGTTAAAGGTCGTGATGATATCAAAG CTGTGGCTTCTGTTTCTTCTGGAAATGATGACCTTATTGGAACAATGATTGCTGATGCAATTGACAAAGTTGGACCTGATGGTGTTTTGTCCATTGAGTCATCATCCTCATTTGAGACCACAGTTGATGTTGAGGAAGGAATGGAG ATTGACAGAGGTTACATCTCCCCACAATTTGTAACAAACCCGGAGAAATTGGTTTGTGAGTTTGAGAATGCAAGAGTGTTGGTAACTGATCAAAAGATTTCAGCTATAAAAGACATCATTCCCCTGTTAGAAAAGACCACTCAATTAAGATCTCCTTTGCTTATAATTGCTGAGGATGTGAGTGGAGAGGCTCTGGCCACACTTGTGGTGAACAAACTGCGTGGCATTCTCAATGTTGCAGCCATTAAAGCTCCTGGTTTTGGTGAAAGGAGAAAAGCTCTCCTTCAAGATATTGCCATTCTGACTG GTGCTGAGTTCCAAGCTAGTGATTTGGGTTTGCTCGTCGAGAATACCTCAGTTGAGCAGCTTGGTATTGCCAGAAAGGTGATCATTACCAAGGATTCGACTCAACTAATTGCTGAGGCAGCCTCAAAGGATGAGATACAAACTAGGGTGGCACAACTAAAAAAAGAGCTAGCTCAGACAGATTCTGTCTATGATTCAGAAAAATTGGCAGAAAGGATTGCCAAACTATCTGGTGGTGTTGCAGTCATTAAGGTGGGGGCTGCAACAGAGACTGAACTTGAGGATCGTAAGCTACGGATTGAAGATGCAAAGAATGCTACATTTGCTGCCATAGAGGAAGGTATTGTGCCTGGTGGTGGTGCTGCATTAGTTCATCTCTCAAGTTGTGTTCCTGCAATTAAGGAGAAGCTTGAAGACGCAGATGAGCGCTTAGGAGCTGACATTGTGCAGAAG GCTCTGGTTGCACCAGCTTTGTTGATAGCTCAAAATGCAGGAATGGAAGGTGAGGTGGTGGTGGAGAAGGTGAAGAGTAGTGAATGGGAGGTTGGTTACAATGCTATGACAGACAAATTTGAGAACTTGCTGGAGGTTGGAGTTATCGACCCAGCAAAGGTAACAAGATGTGCTCTGCAGAATGCTTCTTCAGTTGCAGGAATGGTCCTTACCACTCAGGCCATTGTTGTTGAGAAGCCTAAGCCAAAGGCTTCCGCAGCTGCTGCTCCATCAGGTCTTGCTGTATAA